A DNA window from Aspergillus nidulans FGSC A4 chromosome V contains the following coding sequences:
- a CDS encoding ssDNA endodeoxyribonuclease RAD2 (transcript_id=CADANIAT00003214), producing the protein MGVQGLWTIVQPCARPVKLETLNRKRLAVDASIWIYQFLKAVRDKEGNALRNSHIVGFFRRICKLLYFGIKPVFVFDGGAPVLKRQTIANRKKRREGRREDAVQTASKLLAVQLQRTAEQESAKRRSRRQENEEDVPDNPVYVEETFMTDKQKQQSRTFKKKDAYHLPDMQVSLQEMGAPNDPRIMSQEELEEYARQFHQGEDINLYDFSKIDFDSPFFLSLPATDRYNILNAARLRSRLRMGYSKEQLDTMFPDRMAFSKFQIERVKERNDLTQRLMNINGMNGDEAFYKSGQRIAGERGKEYVLVQDNSVEGGWVLGVVGNKEGGREEKPIDVDRYFHHEITPEPEASEDEGGFEDVPIEGLNRLPKLSFLQPGVFDDSLRQHIQGSQGQDAGADSLFVEDFNNAQHTGDVFDGAAASEDEDLQRAIAMSLQSPNHMDHDAEMPEIPVNRATSLEPQSKPAVEPTIESDDELDFVAAVAQSKRTKAPAKPAPTQTFEGPLPFETLKHRKPLNVKKPEPVENDAGGFEKGPSKEAKENVPLPPWFSGPQQNSEFIADQNDNDLDNYRDRAMTPGHLFLRNHRSPSVIDVDKFPESKVIDLDPAPEADKETAPAQPAELKEIQTPPEPPKPESPDHRASVALEAKVAKDGDVAESVQTDGEESVRSSSPEFEDVTVQPVEAVPAAERERSLEFEDVHLPAEEHVGDGEKTGRLSPEFEDVPIQQVPSALHEVGLAQAVDIDDEGFSDPEDEELMRQLAAEGEEHVRFAATLNSAPHSEGTFDYEQELKQLRSQQKKDRRDADEVTQIMITECQQLLRLFGLPYITAPMEAEAQCAELVSLGLVDGIITDDSDIFLFGGTRVYKNMFNQSKYVECYLTADLEKEYALHRRKLISFAHLLGSDYTEGIPGIGPVTALEILTEFSSLEEFRDWWTQVQTGADMSNSSHAAFYKKFRKQATKIFLPPTFPDARVDAAYLEPEADRDPSPFQWGVPDLHGLRNFLMATIGWSQERTDEVLVPVIRDINQREQEGTQSNITSFFSGPQGAGAFAPRVRSGGQSRMEKAFSRLRREAGADQDAELVDVETDPSSQDLSALPARRKGKGTRKGAKRGAEPEEAAENGQGSRENDGATAKKRRGRKEAKT; encoded by the coding sequence ATGGGTGTCCAAGGACTCTGGACTATCGTCCAACCTTGTGCCCGACCCGTGAAGCTCGAGACTCTTAATCGGAAACGACTGGCTGTCGATGCGTCCATCTGGATCTACCAGTTCTTAAAAGCCGTCCGCGATAAAGAAGGGAACGCTCTTCGCAACTCGCATATTGTCGGATTCTTTCGTCGGATATGCAAACTTCTCTACTTCGGCATCAAGCCCGTTTTCGTGTTTGATGGTGGCGCCCCGGTCCTCAAGCGACAAACCATCGCGAACCGGAAAAAAAGGCGAGAGGGGCGCAGGGAAGATGCAGTGCAGACGGCGAGTAAGCTACTTGCTGTGCAGTTGCAACGCACAGCCGAGCAAGAATCAGCTAAGCGCAGGAGCCGGAGGcaggagaacgaggaagaCGTTCCAGATAATCCGGTGTACGTTGAGGAGACGTTCATGACAGACAAGCAAAAACAACAGTCGCGGACTttcaagaagaaagatgCCTATCATTTACCGGATATGCAGGTCTCGCTTCAAGAAATGGGAGCCCCGAATGATCCGCGTATTATGTCGCAAGAAGAGCTAGAAGAGTATGCGCGCCAGTTTCACCAGGGTGAAGACATCAATCTTTACGATTTCTCCAAAATCGACTTTGATAGtcctttctttctcagcTTACCCGCTACTGATCGCTACAACATCTTGAATGCCGCGAGACTTCGCAGTCGGCTGCGTATGGGATACTCCAAAGAACAGCTGGATACGATGTTCCCTGACCGGATGGCTTTCTCCAAATTCCAGATCGAGCGTGTGAAGGAACGAAATGATCTGACCCAGCGTCTCATGAACATTAACGGTATGAACGGAGATGAGGCTTTTTATAAATCCGGTCAGAGGATTGCAGGTGAGCGTGGCAAGGAATACGTGCTCGTACAAGACAACTCTGTCGAAGGCGGCTGGGTATTAGGTGTTGTAGGTAACAAGGAAGGTGGTCGGGAAGAAAAGCCTATCGACGTTGACCGATATTTTCATCATGAAATCACACCGGAGCCCGAGGCTTCGGAGGATGAAGGGGGCTTCGAGGATGTGCCCATCGAGGGTCTCAACCGCCTTCCAAAGCTTTCATTTCTGCAACCAGGCGTGTTTGATGATTCACTAAGGCAGCACATACAAGGGTCCCAAGGGCAGGATGCAGGGGCCGATTCCCTTTTTGTCGAAGATTTCAACAATGCTCAACACACTGGCGATGTTTTTGATGGCGCCGCTGCAAGTGAGGATGAAGATTTGCAAAGGGCAATTGCAATGTCCCTACAGTCCCCGAATCATATGGACCACGACGCAGAAATGCCGGAAATTCCTGTCAACCGGGCCACTTCGCTGGAACCTCAAAGCAAACCAGCAGTTGAACCTACTATTGAGAGCGACGACGAATTAGATTTTGTAGCCGCTGTGGCCCAATCGAAGCGGACCAAGGCGCCTGCTAAACCTGCTCCGACCCAAACTTTCGAGGGCCCGCTGCCTTTTGAAACTCTCAAGCACCGCAAGCCTCTCAACGTGAAGAAACCAGAACCAGTCGAGAATGATGCAGGTGGTTTCGAGAAGGGACCATCaaaggaggccaaggaaaATGTGCCTTTACCACCGTGGTTTTCCGGCCCCCAGCAGAATTCGGAGTTCATCGCTGATCAGAATGACAACGACTTGGATAACTATCGCGACAGGGCCATGACACCAGGCCATTTATTTTTGCGTAATCATCGATCACCTAGTGTAATAGACGTGGACAAATTCCCCGAGAGCAAGGTCATCGATCTTGACCCAGCGCCTGAGGCTGATAAGGAAACTGCGCCGGCCCAACCAGCTGAACTGAAAGAGATTCAAACACCTCCCGAGCCACCAAAACCAGAGTCGCCGGATCACAGAGCCTCTGTAGCTCTTGAAGCCAAAGTTGCAAAGGATGGAGACGTAGCCGAATCGGTGCAGACTGACGGTGAGGAATCCGTGCGGTCTAGTTCTCCGGAATTTGAAGACGTCACTGTGCAACCGGTGGAAGCCGTCCCCGCTGCAGAAAGGGAACGATCACTAGAGTTTGAAGACGTGCACCTGCCAGCGGAAGAACACGTCGGTGATGGCGAGAAGACTGGACGATTATCGCCAGAATTCGAAGATGTTCCAATACAGCAAGTGCCCAGTGCGCTTCATGAGGTTGGGCTCGCTCAAGCTGTTGATATCGACGATGAAGGCTTCTCGGATccggaagacgaagagctcATGAGACAGCTCGCTGCCGAAGGCGAGGAACATGTTAGGTTTGCAGCAACCTTGAACTCAGCCCCACATAGTGAAGGCACATTCGACTACGAACAAGAACTCAAACAGCTGCGctcgcagcagaagaaagacCGCAGAGACGCCGACGAGGTTACGCAAATCATGATTACAGAGTGTCAGCAGCTTTTGAGATTGTTCGGACTACCGTATATCACAGCGCCCATGGAGGCGGAGGCCCAATGCGCGGAACTGGTCTCGTTAGGACTTGTGGACGGCATTATCACGGATGACAGTGATATCTTCCTGTTCGGTGGCACCCGAGTCTACAAAAATATGTTCAACCAGAGCAAATACGTTGAGTGTTATCTCACTGCggatctggagaaggagtATGCTCTCCATCGACGGAAACTGATTAGCTTCGCACATCTTCTTGGGAGCGACTATACAGAAGGAATTCCCGGCATAGGACCAGTGACAGCGCTGGAGATTCTGACCGAATTCTCCAGCCTTGAGGAATTCCGGGACTGGTGGACGCAGGTACAGACAGGGGCAGATATGTCGAACAGCAGCCATGCGGCTTTCTACAAAAAGTTCAGGAAACAGGCTACGAAGATTTTTCTACCGCCTACCTTCCCGGACGCGCGAGTCGATGCAGCTTACCTCGAGCCGGAAGCGGACAGGGACCCTTCACCCTTTCAGTGGGGCGTGCCTGATCTACATGGACTCCGAAACTTCCTGATGGCGACTATTGGCTGGAGTCAGGAACGAACTGATGAAGTCCTCGTGCCCGTGATTCGTGACATCAATCAGAGAGAACAGGAGGGGACCCAGAGTAATATCACCAGTTTCTTCAGTGGACCtcaaggagcaggagcattCGCACCACGCGTCCGGTCCGGTGGCCAgagcaggatggaaaaggCTTTTAGCCGCCTTCGACGGGAGGCTGGAGCTGATCAGGACGCAGAGCTAGTTGATGTGGAAACCGATCCTAGCTCTCAGGATCTGTCTGCTTTACCAGCCCGGCGGAAGGGCAAGGGGACGCGCAAAGGCGCCAAGCGGGGTGCTGAACCAGAAGAGGCTGCAGAGAACGGCCAGGGTAGTAGAGAGAATGACGGTGCGACGGCCAAGAAGAGACGAGGCCGGAAGGAAGCAAAGACATGA
- a CDS encoding lipid-binding protein pilA (transcript_id=CADANIAT00003215), with product MHRTYSMRQSRLPTASQIENPPPPLSSTKTNRWMGKGGLGHAFRKNAAGAFGPDLARKLSQLVKMEKNVMRSMELVSRERMETAQQLSIWGENCDEDVSDITDKLGVLLYEVGELEDMYVDRYDQYRVTIKSIRNIEASVQPSRDRKQKITDEIAKLKYKDPNSPRIVVLEQELVRAEAESLVAEAQLSNITREKLKAAFQYQFDALREHCEKVAIIAGYGKHLLDLIDDTPVTPGETRQAYDGYDASKAIIQDCEDALANWVSSKAAVKSSLSQRSRTLSQRRQDNINKGRENGVDLSSQDQPLRGDRDSWVAAEQHPSYHHDDDEEAASDGDIRGREEEREPVPV from the exons ATGCATCGTACATACTCTATGCGCCAGTCGCGGCTGCCGACCGCCTCGCAGATCGAGAACCCCCCACCACCACTCTCCTCGACCAAGACGAACAGGTGGATGGGGAAAGGTGGTCTTG GGCATGCCTTCCGCAAAAATGCTGCCGGTGCTTTTGGACCTGACCTTGCGCGCAAGCTCTCCCAGCTGGTAAAGATGGAAAAGAACGTCATGCGCAGCATGGAATTGGTCTCTCGGGAGCGTATGGAGACTGCG CAACAACTGTCCATCTGGGGTGAGAACTGTGACGAAGACGTGTCTGATATCACGGATAAACTGGGTGTCTTGCTCTATGAAGtgggagagctggaggacATGTACGTCGACCGCTATGACCAGTACCGTGTCACCATCAAGAGTATCCGCAATATTGAGGCGTCCGTCCAGCCAAGCCGTGACC GCAAGCAGAAGATCACCGATGAGATTGCCAAGTTGAAGTACAAGGACCCCAACTCCCCACGCATTGTCGTTCTCGAGCAAGAACTCGTCCGCGCCGAGGCCGAGTCTCTGGTCGCTGAAGCCCAACTTTCGAACATTACCcgtgagaagctcaaggctgcATTCCAGTACCAATTCGATGCTCTTCGAGAACATTGCGAGAAGgtcgccatcatcgccgggTATGGGAAACACCTTCTCGACCTCATCGATGACACTCCGGTCACTCCTGGTGAGACTCGCCAGGCGTATGACGGATACGACGCTAGCAAGGCCATCATTCAGGACTGCGAAGACGCCTTGGCAAACTGGGTCTCGTCCAAGGCTGCCGTCAAATCCAGCTTGTCCCAGCGTTCACGTACTCTCTCTCAGCGCCGACAGGATAACATCAATAAGGGCCGTGAAAATGGGGTGGACCTGTCGTCCCAGGACCAGCCCTTGAGGGGTGACCGGGATTCATGGGTTGCCGCAGAGCAGCACCCTAGCTACCaccatgacgatgatgaagaggctgccaGTGATGGAGACATCCGCggccgcgaagaagaacgggAGCCTGTCCCTGTCTAA
- a CDS encoding uncharacterized protein (transcript_id=CADANIAT00003216) yields MLLMQRIILGEHKIVPRPTYYVMKILRTTSPVNMPTLPTIPYPLLNNAVLDIDVNACYSFQLKDVPHGTILPSKLTVLPVFESRY; encoded by the exons ATGCTTCTGATGCAAAGGATTATTCTTGGAGAACATAAG ATAGTCCCAAGGCCTACCTACTACGTCATGAAAATCTTACGTACCACATCACCGGTCAATATGCCCACTCTGCCTACTATTCCGTATCCTCTCCTCAATAACGCCGTgctcgacatcgacgtcAATGCCTGTTACAGCTTTCAGCTTAAAGACGTGCCCCACGGAACAATCCTCCCCTCCAAGCTTaccgttcttccagtctttgAGTCCAGATACTGA
- a CDS encoding protein metZ (transcript_id=CADANIAT00003217) translates to MSDEQIARQTAASSFDKLENFNFLLSRHDPEVAKHRQYSFDTDAAASLAHVPNLGMPYDPTEGMGGLSVSSYESIEDEHSPIDVRGYPYHAGDKTINYSVSDHMLSHSAYPLYPPISYGPDEVGHAPGAMTPSDVSSSISPPNGQIGNNKYSTQISGDHIASALNQEEHSRRAAEEDRRRRNTAASARFRMKKKQREQTLERTVRETTEKNASLEARVAQLEMENRWLKNLLTEKHEAASSRMPPPPATDVSLNHPSTTVTGSGQKHIQPKKKGVGTDN, encoded by the exons ATGTCAGATGAACAAATTGCTCGTCAGACGGCCGCCTCGAGCTTCGATAAACTTGAAAATTTCAACTTCCTGCTCTCTCGACACGACCCTGAAGTCGCAAAACACCGACAGTACTCCTTTGACACGGACGCTGCAGCCAGCCTGGCTCACGTCCCTAACTTAGGCATGCCCTACGATCCCACTGAAGGCATGGGCGGTTTGTCCGTCAGTTCGTATGAGAGCATCGAGGACGAGCACAGCCCGATCGATGTGCGAGGATACCCGTATCATG CTGGTGATAAGACCATCAACTACTCCGTCTCCGACCACATGCTATCACACTCGGCCTATCCTCTCTATCCCCCAATCTCATATGGACCTGATGAGGTTGGCCATGCACCTGGCGCCATGACGCCCTCAGATGTGTCCTCGTCCATCTCACCGCCCAACGGCCAGATCGGCAACAACAAGTACAGCACCCAGATCTCGGGTGACCACATCGCATCCGCCCTCAACCAGGAAGAGCACTCTCGCCGGGCCGCAGAGGAGGACCGCAGACGCCGCAATACTGCAGCAAGCGCTCGATTccgcatgaagaagaaacagcGCGAGCAGACCCTGGAGCGCACCGTTCGAGAAACAACCGAGAAGAACGCCAGCCTCGAAGCTCGAGTTGCCCAGctcgagatggagaaccgATGGCTCAAGAACCTCTTGACCGAGAAGCACGAAGCGGCCTCCAGCCGGATGCCTCCACCCCCAGCAACAGACGTATCGCTGAATCATCCAAGTACCACCGTCACCGGGAGCGGGCAAAAACATATTCAGCCAAAAAAGAAGGGCGTCGGCACCGACAACTAG
- a CDS encoding uncharacterized protein (transcript_id=CADANIAT00003218) gives MAVIIFIVAAGLEVKTVENQISTGKLRPNLLRNVLSHDSDPQHQQLYWDKTTGLICQSSWAPLASATRIILEEGFRCTYLHWVGMGGPRIKRELNLPHVVSANLFQSGDHDSATPEDRRQDSFSPRWFCGCTGLTLRCTEFWVPRSLQSFYFALADSKFETHALGCHHFQKYDVLITRKPQGGDKLEKEACGHGEFHSGMIIVS, from the exons ATGGCCGTCATCATTTTCATCGTTGCTGCGGGCTTAGAAGTCAAAACAGTCGAAAATCAAATTAGCACTGGAAAACTACGACCAAATCTCTTGAGAAATGTGTTGAGCCATGACTCCgaccctcaacaccagcagcTCTACTGGGATAAGACCACCGGGCTAATATGTCAAAGCTCGTGGGCGCCCCTTGCATCGGCTACCCGCATTATTCTTGAGGAGGGTTTCCGTTGTACATACCTACATTGGGTGGGTATGGGGG GACCACGCATAAAGCGCGAACTCAATCTCCCCCACGTTGTGTCGGCCAATCTCTTTCAA AGCGGAG ATCATGACTCAGCTACCCCGGAAGACCGTCGCCAGGATTCTTTCTCGCCACGGTGGTTCTGTGGATGCACTGGACTTACACTCCGCTGTACTGAATTCTGGGTACCTAGAAGCCTTCAAAGCTTCTACTTCGCCTTGGCCGACTCTAAGTTTGAGACCCATGCCCTGGGATGTCACCACTTTCAAAAGTACGACGTATTGATCACCCGCAAGCCACAGGGCGGAGACAAGCTTGAAAAGGAAGCTTGCGGGCACGGAGAATTCCACAGCGGAATGATTATTGTGTCCTGA